TGCAGTGGTTATAAATGAAGATGCATTGATAGATGGTAGCATGACCGATGATAGGAAAAAAGAATTAGCAGGACTTGTTGGAAATACTGCAGGAGTTGCTGTTGAAAAAGTAAAGATAAGTACGGGTAAATTTGCAACAGATACAGAAACTACTACTGTAGAAACTACTAGCATTCCAGTATGGATATATGCAGTACTTGCTATTGCGGCATTACTTATAATTGTGCTTGTAATAGTTATAGTTAGAAGAAGAGGTGCTAAACAAGAAGAAGAAGAAAATATTACAGACTTTCTTGCTGAAGGGTTGGAAGAAACATCTGATGTTGAAGAGATTGACTATGAAGGCGAAAAATCTGAGTACAAGGTTCAGATTGATAATTTCATTGACAAAAAACCAGAAGCAGTTGCTGCATTGTTGCGTACTTGGATGAGTGAAGAATAGAAGGTGATTGAATGACAGAAAATATGGAATTTACCGGAAGACAAAAAGCTGCAGTTTTGATGATTTCATTAGGCCCTCAAAAATCGGCTGAGATATTTAAACATCTCAGCGATGATGAAATAGAGGAATTAACACTTGAAATTGCAAATATGAGAATGGTTTCACCAGAGGTAAAAGAATATATATTAGAAGAATTTTATCAAATGTGTATAGCTCAGGAATATATTTCTGAGGGTGGTATTAATTATGCGAAAGACGTACTCGAAAGAGCATTGGGATCACAAAAAGCTGTTGATATTATCAATAAATTGACAACTTCATTGCAAGTTAAGCCATTTGAATTTATTAGAAAAACTGATCCTAGTCAAATACTCAATTATATACAGAATGAGCATCCACAAACAATAGCGCTCATATTAGCTTATTTATCTCCATCTCAGGCTGGTCAAATATTATCAAGTTTATCAGCGGATAAACAGGGGGAAGTTGCTAAGAGAATTGCTACTATGGACAGAACCTCTCCTGAAATTATAAAAGAAGTAGAATCTGTATTAGAAAGCAAATTCTCTACAATGGTTTCGCAAGATTACACGAGCGCTGGTGGCCTAGATTCTATAGTAAACATATTAAATGCAGTTGATAGAGGAACAGAAAAACATATTATGGATGAATTAGAATCTAATGATGCTGAGCTTTCAGAAGAAATTAAACGTAGAATGTTCGTATTTGAGGATATCGTATCTCTTGATGGACGTTCTGTACAAAGATTTATTCGAGAAATTGACAATAGTCAGTGGTCTATTGCACTTAAAAGTGCTAGTGACGAAGTCAAAGATGTTATCTTTGGCAATATGTCTAAACGTTTAGTAGAGATGATCAAAGAAGATATGGAATTTATGGGACCAGTTAGGGTTAAAGATATTGAAGAAGCTCAACAAAATATAGTAAATACAATTAGAAAATTAGAGGATGAAGGCGAAATAATTATTTCTCGAGGAGGAGATGAGGTCGTTGTCTAAACTGATTAAATCAAACTATGTTCGAGAGATTGAAAGAAAAAAAGAAAATGATGATAAAAATTCGATAGATCATGTACAAGAGGCTAAAAGAAGAATTGATTATCTAAAAGAAGAAATTGAAGTGTTAGAAGAAGAAATTCGGCTGAAAAAAGAGAAGGCAGAGGAATATTGTGACAACAAAAAATCAGAGGCAGAGGATGAAAGCCAAGCAATTGTTCAAAAAGCAGAGGTTGAAAGGGATGAACTTTTAGAACAGGCTTACCAAAAGAGTCAAGAAGTGCTTGAAGAGAGTAGAAATAATGGATATGAAGAAGGATATCAATCAGGTTATGAAGAGGGGAAAAAAAACTCAGATGAGTTGATTGATGAAGCTAATGATTATAAAAAGCAATATTGGGAAATGCGTGAAAAAGCACTTAGAGATGCTGAGTCTGATTTTGTAAACTTGGCGATTGGTGTTATTGATAAAATCTTTAATAGACAATTGGAAGAAGAAGATATTATATTAGATATAGTTAAAAATGCTATAGAGAGTATAGGTTATTGTACGTCCATAACCATAAGAGTTTCAGAAGATGATTATGATGTTTTAGAGATATCGAGAAGCAGGATACTTGCTATGTTTCCATTAATAGATAATATGGATATTAAAACAGATTTTTCATTAACAAAAGGTGATTGTGTAATTGACAGTGAAAAAGGGAGTGTAGATGCATCTGTAAGAATGCAATTAGATCAGATTAAAGAATTGGTGATGAACTTGCTACAAAATGAGTGAGGTAATGATGGATAAAATTAATGTGGGAAAATATATTGATGGAATAAGAGAAGCAAGAACCCTAAAATATATGGGAAAGGTTTCAAAGATTACTGGGTTAACTATTGAATCTATTGGACCAATTGCAAAAGTAGGAGAGGTGTGCCAGATTTATCCGATAGCATCTAAAGAACCTATAGATGCTGAAGTTGTTGGATTTAGAGATGATAGAATATTGTTAATGCCACTTGGAGAGATGGAAGGAATTGGTCCAGGTAGTAGAGTTGTGGCACTAGGTCATGGTTTTTTGGTTGAAGTTGGAGAACAATTAAAAGGGCGTATACTTGACGGATTAGGGAACCCAATAGATGGCAAAGGTCCATTATTTACTGGTAATTTTTATAGTGTTTCCAATACGCCACCTAATCCTCTCGCTAGAAAAAGAATTGACGAGGTATTGCCACTAGGTGTTAGAGCTTTAGATGGATTACTAACTTGCGGTAAAGGTCAGAGGATGGGTATATTTGCAGGTAGTGGTGTTGGAAAAAGTACACTACTTGGAATGATTGCAAGAAATGCTCTTTCTAGCGTAAATGTAATAGGTCTTATTGGGGAGCGTGGGCGTGAAGTTAGAGAGTTTATAGAAAATGATTTGAAAGAAGAAGGACTTGCACAATCAGTTGTAGTTGTTGCTACATCAGATCAACCTGCTCTTGTTAGAAAAAAAGGCGCAGAGCTGGCTACCGCAATAGCCGAGTATTTTAGAGATCAGGGGGAGGATGTGTTGTTATTGATGGATTCTCTTACTAGATTTTCTATGGCACAGAGAGAGATAGGGCTAGCAATAGGTGAGCCGCCTGTAACTCGAGGGTTCACACCATCCGTATTTTCTGTATTGCCAAAATTGTTGGAGAGAACAGGAACATCGGATAAGGGCAGCATTACGGCTCTTTACACGGTATTGGTAGATGGAGATGATATGAATGAACCTATAACCGATACTGTTAGAGGTATATTAGATGGTCATATAGTATTGTCGCGTGACTTAGCCCATAAGAATCATTATCCAGCTATAGATATACTGGCTAGTATAAGTCGTGTAATGAATAATATATGTGAAAAAGAACATGTTAGTGCGGCTAATACAATGAAGGATTTGATGGCGACATATCGAGATGCGGAAGATTTAATTAATATCGGGGCTTATAAAAAGGGTTCTAATCCTAAGATTGACAAATCCATAGATCATATAGAGATGATAGAATCGTTTTTAAAACAGGGTATAATGGATAAGATTTCATTTGAAGAAACTCGGAAAATTTTGGAAAGTGTGATTAGATAATGAAGAAATTTGTCTTCAAACTTGAAAAAATATTGAATTATAGGCGACAAATAGTCAAAGAGAAGAAAATGGCTGTTCTTGAGGCGAATCGTGTTGTGCGAGAAAAAGAAGAGCTGTTAGAAAGTGCAAGAAATGAAAAACTTGAGCTGTTAAAAAAGAGAAATGAAGAGGCGAGAGCAAAATTAAATGTGAGATTGCTTCAGAACTTCTCTTCTTTTTTTAGTGTTTTGGATAGAAAAATAGACTATTATAAAAAAGAAATTGATAGGGCAAATGAAGAGTTAGAGAAATGCAAGATTGAGTATATAAAGGCAGTTCAAGAAGAGCGTGTATTGGAAAAGATAAAGGAAAAAGATAAGCTAAATTATGATTATGAATTAAAAAAAGAAGAAGAGAAGTTAATTGATTCTATTGTTAGTTTTTCGAATAAAGAAAATTGATATTAGGGAGTTGAATATTGTATGAGTCAAGCTGAACAAGAAAATCAAAATCCAGTTGAAGAAAAAGAGAAAAAAGAGAAAAAACCACTTAAAATTGGGAAATTAATTATTACTTTGCTTATGGTGACAATTATTATACCAATAGGAGTGTTTTTTGCGTTATATAATTTGAATGAAGATTTTAATAAAAGTGCTACTAAAATATTGAGACAAATGCCAGCACCATTTAACAATATTGGGAGAAATGATGTTGAAAAATTAGAGGAATTAAAAGAAAAGGTTATGGTAGTATCTGATTATTATCTCACATTAGACCCCGAACAAGCAGCTGAAAAGCTAGCGAATGTTAAAAATAGCGATGAAGAATTATATTACAATATAGTTCAGGCTATGAGAGAGAAGTCTTCAAGAAAAACAGATAATATAATAAGTAAAGTTCAAGTTATAGATCTTAGAAATGACACATTGGAGGAAATTTATAAAGAAATAGATCAGTCAAAAGCTGAGGAACTTAAAACGAGAGTTGAACAAGTAACTGCTCTTGATGACTATTATGCTATGAAGTTTATTAAAGAAAATTATCTTGATGCAGGTGCTATTGATGAATTGGTAACTCTTTTAAAGCAAATAGATAATCAAAAGGTTGCTTATTGGATGTATTTTATGAATCCGGCAGATCAGGTTGAAATAATGAATAAAATAGATAGACCATATAAGAATGCTTTAAGAACTATACTATACGATATGAAATCTAAAGATGATAACCTGATGAATAAGGCAAATGTTTTTGAAGTAAAGGATTTAGATACTACACTATCAGAAATTGGTTCTGCAGAATTTTATCCAGTTGAAGATTTGGCAGTTATTTATTCGAACTTATCATTGACAAAAAGCTCGGAAGTGCTCAAAAATGTTTCAGATGAGGAATTTAAGAAAAATTTACTTGAATCGATAAGCAAAAGGGAAAAATTGACAAGTGATTCTAATAAAATCGCAGAAAATCTGGAAAAAACTTTGGATTATTTACAAGAATATGATAAAAAAATACAGGAATTGGCCGATATATATAATAGGATGACTACTGCTGAGGTTGTTAAGATTGTTGAAAAGATGATGATTAATGACCAACGCTTAGAATATTTTGACATGAATGGCATAGAAGGAATAGAACTAACTGATGAAAAAATAATATTAGATATACTCGACAAA
This portion of the Tissierellales bacterium genome encodes:
- the fliI gene encoding flagellar protein export ATPase FliI; translation: MDKINVGKYIDGIREARTLKYMGKVSKITGLTIESIGPIAKVGEVCQIYPIASKEPIDAEVVGFRDDRILLMPLGEMEGIGPGSRVVALGHGFLVEVGEQLKGRILDGLGNPIDGKGPLFTGNFYSVSNTPPNPLARKRIDEVLPLGVRALDGLLTCGKGQRMGIFAGSGVGKSTLLGMIARNALSSVNVIGLIGERGREVREFIENDLKEEGLAQSVVVVATSDQPALVRKKGAELATAIAEYFRDQGEDVLLLMDSLTRFSMAQREIGLAIGEPPVTRGFTPSVFSVLPKLLERTGTSDKGSITALYTVLVDGDDMNEPITDTVRGILDGHIVLSRDLAHKNHYPAIDILASISRVMNNICEKEHVSAANTMKDLMATYRDAEDLINIGAYKKGSNPKIDKSIDHIEMIESFLKQGIMDKISFEETRKILESVIR
- the fliJ gene encoding flagellar export protein FliJ; the protein is MKKFVFKLEKILNYRRQIVKEKKMAVLEANRVVREKEELLESARNEKLELLKKRNEEARAKLNVRLLQNFSSFFSVLDRKIDYYKKEIDRANEELEKCKIEYIKAVQEERVLEKIKEKDKLNYDYELKKEEEKLIDSIVSFSNKEN
- a CDS encoding FliH/SctL family protein; amino-acid sequence: MSKLIKSNYVREIERKKENDDKNSIDHVQEAKRRIDYLKEEIEVLEEEIRLKKEKAEEYCDNKKSEAEDESQAIVQKAEVERDELLEQAYQKSQEVLEESRNNGYEEGYQSGYEEGKKNSDELIDEANDYKKQYWEMREKALRDAESDFVNLAIGVIDKIFNRQLEEEDIILDIVKNAIESIGYCTSITIRVSEDDYDVLEISRSRILAMFPLIDNMDIKTDFSLTKGDCVIDSEKGSVDASVRMQLDQIKELVMNLLQNE
- the fliG gene encoding flagellar motor switch protein FliG, which codes for MTENMEFTGRQKAAVLMISLGPQKSAEIFKHLSDDEIEELTLEIANMRMVSPEVKEYILEEFYQMCIAQEYISEGGINYAKDVLERALGSQKAVDIINKLTTSLQVKPFEFIRKTDPSQILNYIQNEHPQTIALILAYLSPSQAGQILSSLSADKQGEVAKRIATMDRTSPEIIKEVESVLESKFSTMVSQDYTSAGGLDSIVNILNAVDRGTEKHIMDELESNDAELSEEIKRRMFVFEDIVSLDGRSVQRFIREIDNSQWSIALKSASDEVKDVIFGNMSKRLVEMIKEDMEFMGPVRVKDIEEAQQNIVNTIRKLEDEGEIIISRGGDEVVV